A stretch of DNA from Thalassospiraceae bacterium LMO-SO8:
CGCCAGCCCCAGGAAGGCGAAGAAACCGACCACGTCCGTCACCGTGGTCAGGAACACCGAGGACGCAATCGCCGGATCGATCCCGAAACGGTCGAGGATAAGCGGAATCGCGGCCCCGGCCAGGCCCGCGACGATCATGTTGATGATCATCGCCAGGCCGATGATCAGGCCGATCTGCGGCTGCCCGAACCAGAACCAGGCGACGGCCCCCGTGATGACGGCGAACAGCACGCCGTTGATGACGCCGACCAGAACTTCCTTGCCGATCACGCGGTAGGCGTTGGTCGCGGTCAGTTCGCGCATGGCCATGGCGCGCACGGCCACGGTCAGCGTCTGGGTGCCCGCGTTGCCGCCCATGGAGGCGACGATGGGCATGAGGATGGCGAGCGCCACGATCTGCTCCAGCGTCGTCGCGAACAGGCCGATGACCAGCGACGCCAGGATCGCCGTGAACAGGTTGACCAGCAGCCAGCGGAACCGCGCCTTGGTCGTGTCGATGGCGGCGTCGTACAGATCGTCCTCGCCCACGCCGGCCATCGCCAGCATGTCTTCCTCGTGTTCCTCGTGGATGACGTCGACGACGTCATCGATGGTGATGGCGCCGACCAGGCGCTGCGCCTCGTCGACCACGGGGGCGGACACTAGGTCGCGCTGACGGAACAGGAAGGCGACGTCTTCCTGGTCCATGTTCACGGGGATCAGCTTGAGCTCCGTCTCCATGATGTCCGAGACCTTCACGGGCCGCTTGGACCGCAGCAGGTGGCTCAGATGGATCGTGCCGACGGGCTTGTGCGTCGGGTCGACGACGAAGATGTCGTAGAATGAATCCGGCAGGATGTCGTCGTCGCCTTCCGCCGCCTGGCGCATGAAATCGATGGTCTGGCCCACGGTCCAATGGGTCGGCACCGTGACGATTTCCCGCTGCATCAGGCGGCCGGCGGATTCCTCGGGATACGACAGGCTTTGTTCGATCAGCCGCCGGTCCGGCGCCGGCATGGCGTCGAGCACCCTCTGCTGGTCGGGGGCTTCCATCTGGTGGACGATTTCGACCGCGTCGTCGGAATCCAGTTCCTGGACGTGGGCCGCGATCTGCTCCGGGGCCATGGCCTCGAAGATTTCCTCGCGCACCGACTCGTCCAGTTCGGCCAGCACGTCGGGCGCCATGTCGGGCCCGATCTCGGTGATCAGCTGTTCGCGGCGGTCCGGGTTCAGGCGTTCGACGATGTCGGCGACGTCCGCGTAATGCAGACCGTCGACCAGTTCCCTCAGACCGGCCGTATCGCCCGCGTCCAGCGCCGTGATGACGGCGGCATCGACCTCGTCGTGCTCGGGCTCGGTCGGCTCCTCGGGCTTGGCCGCGGGCTCCATCTCAAGCGTGTCGTCCGGGCGCTCGCTCATGGCGCGGGTCTCCGATCCAGGGGTCTAGGCTGCCGCAGATGGCGTGATTGCGGGCCCACCGCAGATCGGCCGCGCGAAAGCGACAATAGCCCGAATTCATTACAATTTCGCCCGGAAAAGCAAAAAACCCGGGCCAGAGCCCGGGTTTTTTCATGCCTATTCAAGGTTTGGTGCGGTCGAGAAGACTCGAACTTCCACGGGATCTCTCCCACAGCGACCTCAACGCTGCGCGTCTACCAATTCCGCCACGACCGCATTTTTCCTTGCCGCAAGCACGTCACCTGCGAAATACATGGCGGCAGATAGCAAATCGGCGCACCCATATCAAGCGGAAGCGCGACCACGGCGGAGCAAATAGGAAATTGATGACGGACCAAGGCGTCGAATGGCGGATATCGGACACGCCCGTGGCCTATGACGAGGCCGTGGCCGTGATGGAGGACCGCGTCGCCGCGATCCGCGCCGGCACCGCGCCGGAAATGGTCTGGCTGCTGGAGCATCCACCGCTCTACACCGCCGGGACCAGCGCCGATCCGGCCGAGTTGACGGACCCGGACCGCTTTCCCGTCCACAAGACCGGGCGCGGCGGGCGCTACACCTATCACGGCCCCGGACAGCGGGTCGGCTACGTGATGCTGGACCTGAAACGGCGCGGCGAGGACGTGCGCGCCTTCGTCTGCGACCTGGAGAACTGGATCATCCGCGCCCTCGCCCGCTTCAACGTGATCGGCGAGCGGCGCGACGGCCGGGTCGGCATCTGGGTCGCGCGCGGCGCGCCCGGGTCGAAGCTGTACCGCGAGGACAAGATCGCCGCCATCGGCGTGCGCCTGCGCAAATGGGTGACCTTCCACGGGGTTTCGCTGAACATCGAACCGGATTTGAGCCATTTCGACGGCATCGTCCCCTGCGGGATCGCGGAGCACGGGGTAACGTCCCTGGTCGACCTGGGGATCACGGCATCCACGCCCGAGGTCGACGTGGTCCTGCGCCAGACCTTCGCCGAGGTGTTCGGAACCCCTCAAGCCTAAGGAGCCAGTTTTGCAAAATACTCCCGACAGGGCCGCCGTCGAGGCGGCCGGGCTGGACCTTCTCGACCGCCACATGGCAGC
This window harbors:
- the lipB gene encoding lipoyl(octanoyl) transferase LipB; this translates as MTDQGVEWRISDTPVAYDEAVAVMEDRVAAIRAGTAPEMVWLLEHPPLYTAGTSADPAELTDPDRFPVHKTGRGGRYTYHGPGQRVGYVMLDLKRRGEDVRAFVCDLENWIIRALARFNVIGERRDGRVGIWVARGAPGSKLYREDKIAAIGVRLRKWVTFHGVSLNIEPDLSHFDGIVPCGIAEHGVTSLVDLGITASTPEVDVVLRQTFAEVFGTPQA
- the mgtE gene encoding magnesium transporter: MSERPDDTLEMEPAAKPEEPTEPEHDEVDAAVITALDAGDTAGLRELVDGLHYADVADIVERLNPDRREQLITEIGPDMAPDVLAELDESVREEIFEAMAPEQIAAHVQELDSDDAVEIVHQMEAPDQQRVLDAMPAPDRRLIEQSLSYPEESAGRLMQREIVTVPTHWTVGQTIDFMRQAAEGDDDILPDSFYDIFVVDPTHKPVGTIHLSHLLRSKRPVKVSDIMETELKLIPVNMDQEDVAFLFRQRDLVSAPVVDEAQRLVGAITIDDVVDVIHEEHEEDMLAMAGVGEDDLYDAAIDTTKARFRWLLVNLFTAILASLVIGLFATTLEQIVALAILMPIVASMGGNAGTQTLTVAVRAMAMRELTATNAYRVIGKEVLVGVINGVLFAVITGAVAWFWFGQPQIGLIIGLAMIINMIVAGLAGAAIPLILDRFGIDPAIASSVFLTTVTDVVGFFAFLGLAAVFLL